One window of the Cardiocondyla obscurior isolate alpha-2009 linkage group LG05, Cobs3.1, whole genome shotgun sequence genome contains the following:
- the LOC139102650 gene encoding uncharacterized protein yields MVKSLTDDTAYTDAVEKRLQTILTEGAKTAMNFEDMKPELPSFYDERKFRLGQQAFYNNVFSMMIAKLCGLVSLLSISTILDVVMFTKKSGTPCLAYRRYAETILHTFVWHEKDPNGKPNEFLESLKIVRRKHCVAFKRSTEAGVHKPSQLDMALAQFGFIGYSIISEDYLGIKTTPEEMEGVVHLWRVIGSMLGMDDKFNLCTGTVEETRALCQRLLEDVFVPALATRSENFNYMGNVMLESLWFVNINIEPLAFTAFTLHLAASTARNNNHSIEIDTSTMPFYSWYLFNLQHLVLKYLMQPSAWWFPFFRAIFNSLMRLSIYLVKYHPWLAYWKFGKKYAEINIFHTHYD; encoded by the exons ATGCGGTGGAAAAACGACTGCAAACAATTCTCACCGAAGGTGCGAAAACTGCAATGAATTTCGAGGACATGAAACCGGAATTACCATCGTTTTATGACGAGAGGAAATTTCGACTGGGGCAACAAGCTTTCTATAACAATGTGTTCTCAATGATGATTGCTAAACTATGCGGCCTTGTATCACTTTTATCTATTTCGACCATATTGGACGTAGTCATGTTCACCAAAAAAAGCGGTACACCATGTTTGGCGTATCGCAGATATGCGGAAACGATTCTACATACGTTCGTATGGCACGAAAAGGATCCTAACGGCAAGCCGAATGA aTTTTTAGAATCTCTAAAAATTGTACGTCGGAAGCATTGCGTCGCATTCAAAAGAAGCACCGAGGCTGGGGTTCATAAACCGTCGCAATTGGACATGGCCCTCGCACAGTTTGGATTCATCGGATACAGTATTATAAGTGAGGACTATCTGGGGATAAAGACCACTCCTGAGGAAATGGAAGGCGTGGTGCATCTCTGGCGAGTTATCGGCAGTATGCTTGGAATGGACGACAA ATTTAATCTTTGCACGGGAACTGTTGAAGAAACTCGCGCCCTTTGTCAAAGATTATTGGAAGACGTTTTCGTTCCTGCCCTAGCAACTAGAAGCGAGAATTTCAATTACATGGGCAACGTAATGCTGGAAAGTCTCTGGTTCGTCAACATTAATATCGAGCCACTCGCGTTCACGGCTTTTACCCTGCACTTGGCTGCTTCGACTGcgcgtaataataatcattCTATCGAAATAG atacttCGACGATGCCATTTTACAGCtggtatttatttaatctgcaACATTTGGTGCTCAAGTATTTAATGCAACCTAGCGCCTGGTGGTTTCCATTCTTTCGCGcgatttttaatagtttaatgCGATTATCAATTTACTTGGTAAAATACCATCCCTGGCTCGCTTATTGGAAATTTGGAAAGAAGTACGCAGAaatcaatatatttcataCACACTACGACTGA